From Strigops habroptila isolate Jane chromosome 16, bStrHab1.2.pri, whole genome shotgun sequence:
CATGAGTGTGCAAGAGCACGAGGGCCTGAGAGTGCAAGTGAACGAGAGTGCAAGTGCGTGAGAGTACAAAAGTGCACGGGAATGCAAGTGCACAAGTGTCTCCTGCTGTAGCAATGCGTGAGCGTGCAAGAGCACGAGGGACTGAGAGTGCAAGCGCCTGGTAGTGCAAGTGAGTGTGAGATTGCAAGTGCAAACACACGTGTGAGTGCGCGCAGGTGTGCATGGAAGCGTGAGTGCATGGCACGGTTCTGCCATGCAGGGCGCACGTACATGGGCCTGCAAGGGCGTGAGTGTGAGCTCACAAGGGTGCGTGTGAGCACACGAGCGTGCACTGCGGTGGGAAGAACAGACCAGTAGCACAACAGCCATTTATTGCCAGCGCACGCAGCCGCGGGAGGGGGCAGATAAGGCAGACGGCAGCGGTTTAAAGCTCAATGGGGATGTCGGGGGGCCGGTGCCCGAGGGGGGCATGCCCGGGCCTAACCCCGCTCATGCTGCGCCCCGACGGGGCCGGCGGGGGCCCAGGCAGCGTCCCCCCAGGCGCTGGCCCCGCCGCCGGGGTCCCGCTCCTTGTAGCCGGGGTTGCGGCGGCCGGGGGCCAGGCGGCAGAAGCAGCCGCCCGGTGCGGCGGAGTAGTGAGCCAGGAGCGCGGCCACGCTGGGGAACTCGGTGTTGGAGTGCTGCCGGGGGGGAGACGGGAGAGGTGAGACCCCCGCGGTGCCCGTGTGCTGCGCACCCCACAACTGAATGTACCCGTGCACCAAATAGCAGCGTACCCATGCGCCAAATGCACCATGCACCCGCAAACCCAAAGGCACCCACGCACCAATGCATGGGTGTACATGGGGATCAAATACACCCATGCATTCACTGCACCCACATGCAATAGTGATACTGGTGTACCTGTGCACTGTGCTGCACCCTGTGCACTGATGTACCCACAAATCAAAGGCACCCATGACAAGCACACCCAGGAATGAAACACACACCAATGTGTCTGTGTACCACGTACCCATGCACGGGTGCGCTTGTGCACCCATGAATCAATAGTATTTACACACCAAAGCATGGAAGCACCCAAGCACCCACACCCGTTGGTGCCCATGCGCCATTCACTGATGCACCCATAGATTGGTGCCCCCACACACTGCTGCCCTCACATATCAGTGCATCCATGCACCAATACCCCTGTGCACCCATGCACAGATGCACCCAAGCAGCGATGTGACCATGAAGCAACTGCTCCCCTGCACCAAATGCACATGTGCACCAACGCATCCATGCACAGACGCACCAAACGCACGTACCTGGTGTGTCAAATGCACGTTCACATTGGGGCGTCCATGCACCAGTGCACCATTACACCAGTGCACAGATGCATCAAATCCACTTACACCGTGAATTAAACACATGAATGCACAGTGCATCCATGCACCAAATGCACTGATGCATCAAATGCACTTACACAGTGACTCAATCACACAAATGCCCTGGTGCATCCATGCACCAAATGCATCAATGCACAGATGCATCAGATGCACTGACACAATTACTTAAACCCACAAATGCACCAGTACATCCAAGCACAGATTAACCAATGCACAGATGCACCACCTACACTTACACAGTGAATCAAACACACAAATGCACCAATGAGTCCATGCACCGAATGCATCAATGCACAGATGCATCTAATGCACTTACAGCCCTGGCACCCATGCACCAATGCACTAGTGCACCCACACAGTGATGTGCTCACACCCCACTGCATCCACGCACAGATGCATCAAATGCACTCACTGGGTGCAACTGTCGCACCCCTGCAACTACAACACAAGCATCCCAAGCACCCCCATGCGCTGCCCGCGCACCACCCTCACCTCCACGCAGAACCTGCCCTGGTGTGTCCTGATGAGGCCATAGGTGACAACGCCGCAGGGCGCCTGCACCCACAGGCACCAGCGCTTGGCCAGCCCGGGCTCGGGGCGCAGCAGGAAGGCGCCGGGCACGTCGCGCCGCAGCAGCGCGATCCCGCTGTCCCTGCGGATGAGGCAGCGGGTGGGTGCGAAGGGGAGGGAttggggagggatggagatgagCGGGGGGGTCCCACGCACCCACCTGGCAATGCCGGCGAAGGCCCACACGCTCTCCGCGAGGATGCTCTCATTTTCAGGGAGGAAGGCCAAGCTCCTCGCCCCTTTGCTCTCCCATCCCGCTGATGCTGCAGGAGCCCGTTAATCCCCTcttcaccccaaaacaccccatgAAATTAGGGCTGTGCGTCCCCccagtgcctcagtttccccctgGCACTCACCAGCGTCGCGGGGCGGCTGGTGGAGCTGGCTCTCGGCCCCACAGTCCCGGTAAGCCCCCGAGCGCAGCACTTTGCTGCGGATGGCTTTCTTGCGCACCAGCACCGGGGAGCAATAGGGGTTCCCGGGGCGCCAGGCTCTGCTCTCCACCTGCCGGTCCTGAGGGTGAAGGGGCTGTCATTGGGGCTGAAGGGGGGGTCTCGCGGTGTGAAATGTCACACAAAACACCATGGAGAAAAACGCTGTGCAGAAAATGCTGCACCAAAAACGGCGCACCAGAAATGACACCCCAAAAATGACACCCCAAAAAATGCTACACCAGAAATGTCACCTCAGAAAGGCCACCCTGAAAATGACACCCCAAAAATGACACTTAAAAATGACACCCCAAAAATGACACTCCAGAAGTTACACCCTAAAAATGACACCCCAGAAATTACACCTAAAAATGACAACCCAAAAATAACACCTCAGAAATGATACTCTGAAAATGCTACACCAGAAATGACACCCCAAAAATTACACCTAAAAATGACACCCAGAAAATGACAACCCACAAGTGACACCTCAGAAATAACACCCTGAAAATGCTACACCAGAAATGTTACCCCAAAAATGCCACACCAGAAATGACACCCCAAAAATGACACTCTGAAAATGATACCCCAGAAATGACACCCCAAAAGTGACACCCAAATAAATGCTACACCAGAAATGACACCCCAAAAATTACACCTAAAAATGACACCCAGAAAATGACAACCCACAAGTGACACCTCAGAAATAACACCCTGAAAATGCTACACCAGAAATGTTACCCCAAAAATGCCACTCCAAAAATGCTACACCAGAAATGACACCCCAAAAATGACACTCTGAAAATGATACCCCAGAAATGACACCCCAAAAGTGACACCCAAATAAATGCTACACCAGAAATTACACCAAAAAAATGCTACATCACAATTGTCACCCCAAAAATGCCACCCCAAAAGTGACACCCCAAAAATGCTGTGCAAGACCTCATGATAAAAAAGCTCTATGCAAAAAATGCCGTGCTAAACACCACGCAACAACACTGCGCACAAACCCACCCTGCGAAACGTGCTGTGTGAGAAAACGCCATGCAAAATGCCCTGCAAACAGACACTGCACAAAAAACGCTGCGCAAAACCTGCCCTGCAAATCACCGAGTGAAAAATGCCCTGCAACAAAACACGCTGCAAAGAACACCCTGCAAAAACCGCTGCAATAAATCACCGTgcaaaaatgctttgcaaaaatCACCACGCCGAAAAAGCCATGCAAACTGGCATGCAAAGAGATGCCGTGCAACAGATGCCATGTAGGAAACGTTACACCAAAGAATGCCATGAAAAACACCCTGCAAAAATGCTGTGCAAAAACCACCCTGGAGAACAGTGTGTGAAAAACTGCCATGCAAATATGCCTGATCCAAAAGGCTGTGAGAAAAGGCCATCCAAGACAAAAGCAtgcaaaatgctttgcaaaacGCTGCCCTGCAAAACGCCGTTTAAAATGGGCTGTGCAAAACACAATGCGCGAATGGGCTGGGCAGGGTGGGCTTGCCAAATGTGCTGTGTAAAAACGTGCCGTGCAAGGAAAGGTTGTGCAAAATGCTGTGTGTATCTCACTGTGCAAAGAGCTCCTGATCAGGGAGGACGTGTGAGGAAAGGCCGTGTGAGGCGCCATGCAAAACAGGCTGTGCACTAATGCACCGTGCAAACTGCTGTGCAAGGAAAGGCCGTGCAGGAACTGGCAGCAAAATGCAGTGTGAAAAATGCCCTGCAGAAAGTGCCGTGCACACATTGCTGTGAAAGAAACTGCATAAAGAAAAGGCCGTGCAAGAAAA
This genomic window contains:
- the SH2D5 gene encoding SH2 domain-containing protein 5 isoform X2, translating into MKKKAANGRGLDPAAPQQRARGITKSAEYVGSFVVEDLDLQQRAGRLEEQLRALKDCPRRRLVVLRFSLQGVKVYSADGETLLMAHALRRILYSTWRRADRQFAFVARNPRSPGSPLFCHLFVGLPGEVQTLHLLLCRCFQLCYLLAHPEEQAPEGEPTGPGVLREPLNPDEVSRNVNALVSFRRLPALGSMGAGDRQVESRAWRPGNPYCSPVLVRKKAIRSKVLRSGAYRDCGAESQLHQPPRDAASAGWESKGARSLAFLPENESILAESVWAFAGIARDSGIALLRRDVPGAFLLRPEPGLAKRWCLWVQAPCGVVTYGLIRTHQGRFCVEHSNTEFPSVAALLAHYSAAPGGCFCRLAPGRRNPGYKERDPGGGASAWGDAAWAPAGPVGAQHERG
- the SH2D5 gene encoding SH2 domain-containing protein 5 isoform X1, with translation MKKKAANGRGLDPAAPQQRARGITKSAEYVGSFVVEDLDLQQRAGRLEEQLRALKDCPRRRLVVLRFSLQGVKVYSADGETLLMAHALRRILYSTWRRADRQFAFVARNPRSPGSPLFCHLFVGLPGEVQTLHLLLCRCFQLCYLLAHPEEQAPEGEPTGPGVLREPLNPDEVSRNVNALVSFRRLPALGSMGAGDRQVESRAWRPGNPYCSPVLVRKKAIRSKVLRSGAYRDCGAESQLHQPPRDAEGINGLLQHQRDGRAKGRGAWPSSLKMRASSRRACGPSPALPGTAGSRCCGATCPAPSCCAPSPGWPSAGACGCRRPAALSPMASSGHTRAGSAWSTPTPSSPAWPRSWLTTPPHRAAASAAWPPAAATPATRSGTPAAGPAPGGTLPGPPPAPSGRSMSGVRPGHAPLGHRPPDIPIEL